The genomic region TGTTGATCCTGAACCCGCCGGAGGATCTCCAGGAGGGGACTCCTGTAGCGGTGCTCCCGGTTGGCGCCCGCCCGCCCAGCCTGGGGGTGAGGTGATGGTGAACGAGGCTGATCAAGCGGTCGAGGAAACGGCGCCAAGCGTTATCAGCCATGCGCCCATCGTGCGCCTCGAAGGCGTCGGTAAGACCTACCAGACGGGCGCTGTGGCTGTGGAAGCCCTTAAAGAGGTCAACCTTGACGTCTTTGCCGGAGATTTCCTAGCGATTATGGGCCCCTCCGGATCGGGCAAGTCGACGTTGATGAACATCCTGGGCTGCCTCGATCGGCCGACAGCGGGGCGCTACCTGCTTGACGGCCAGGATGTGTCCACCCTGGATGATCGCCAGTTGGCCCGCATCCGCAACAAAAAGCTCGGCTTTGTCTTTCAAAACTTCCAACTCCTCCCGCGCATCGACGCCATTGCCAACGTCGAACTGCCGATGCTCTACGCCGGTCTGGGGGGGAAGGAGCGCCGCCGCCGCGCCGAGGAGGCCTT from Heliomicrobium undosum harbors:
- a CDS encoding ABC transporter ATP-binding protein, whose translation is MVRLEGVGKTYQTGAVAVEALKEVNLDVFAGDFLAIMGPSGSGKSTLMNILGCLDRPTAGRYLLDGQDVSTLDDRQLARIRNKKLGFVFQNFQLLPRIDAIANVELPMLYAGLGGKERRRRAEEALARVGLAERMGHKPNELSGGQKQRVAIARALVNQPLILLADEPTGNLDSKTSVEIMEIFQALNAEGTTVIIITHEPDIAAYARTHVTCRDGRAALRRGDA